A region of the Falco rusticolus isolate bFalRus1 chromosome 6, bFalRus1.pri, whole genome shotgun sequence genome:
ATTTTACTTCAGTTGTAACGTTGACAGGGGCAAATGTAACCACCATGCCTGGCTTCAGGACACCTGTCTCCACACGGCCAACTGGTACAGTACCAATGCCTGCAAACGGAGCAACATTAGCAGTTCAGCTCAGTGAATATACGctcttacaggaaaaaaaaccacttgaaACAAATACTCCACACATTTTCCACTTGAAAACAACAGCTCTGAGGCAAACAACTGCGTTTCTGTCCCAATACATGACCCACTGCACACACGACCCATTGCTGGCAACTGAGAAGCAATGAAGAGAACACATACCACCAATTTTGTAGACATCTTGAAGAGGCAGACGCAGAGGTTTGTCAGTTGGACGAGTTGGTGGCAGGATACAATCCAAAGCTTCAAGGAGGGTGGTTCCACTAGCATTGCCATCCTTTCGGGTAACCTTCCACCCCTTGAACCAGGGCATCTGTAACAAAAACAAGCCCAGGCATTAAACCATCTGCCAATTTTAATGGCACAAGGCTAGAAAAGAGCAAGTCGTTTAGCTTAGCATTATCTCCGCATACTACTGCGGAGTAAGAATTTGTGAAGCACTGGGACGTCATTTGACCTTGACACTTCCAAacattactattaaaaaaacgTGCATTTTACAATTGCATCATTTTATCTCTGCAATTCTAGTTTCGTTTCTTAATATAAACAAATGTCAAACCTACATTAGAGCTAGGCTCCAACATGTTGTCTCCGTTCCAACCAGAAATTGGCACAAAAGCTACAGTGTCCTGGGTTGTAGCCAATTTTCTTGATGTAAGTGCTGACTTCTTTGACAATCTCTTCATATCTCTTCTGGCTGTAAGGTGCTCAGTGAATCCATCTTGTTGACACCAACAATCAGCTGTTTTACACCCAGGGTGTAGGCCAGAAGGGCGTGCTCACGGGTCTGCCCGTTCTTGGAAATACCAGCCTCGAACTCACCAACACCAGCAGCAACAATCAGGACAGCACAATCAgcctttggaaagaaacaaaaacccctcGTTACAGAAATGCCTGCACACGTATCAAGGTATTGCACGAAGCCCCAcaaccacccacccacctgccTGAACTCCCAAAattcttacttttattttcatacctGAGAAGTTCCCGTAATCATATTCTTAATGAAGTCTCTGTGTCCAGGAGCATCAATGATGGTGACGTAGTATTTGCTTGTTTCGAATTTCCACAGGGAAATATCAATAGTAATACCACGCTCACGTTCAGCTTTCAGCTTGTCCAAGACCCAGGCGTATTTGAAGGAACCTTTGCccatctgtggaaaaaaaaaaaaaaaaaaaaaaaaagtcctcacCCTCTTTTCTTAAGAACAATGTATATTTGCATTTACTTCAGAAAGACCAGACCACACTCAGCCAAGGAGCGAAATCTAAGAATAGTAAGTGGTTTAATACtgacaaatgctgctgcttttaaaacaagcaacaaGATACACTTGGCACTACTAGTGAGAGATGCCAACCGTTTTGTTATTTAACCTGTTGACAGTTTAGCCTTCCTGACAACTTGTTAATTGCACTAACACATCTTTATGATAGATCTCTTTGAGCCTAAGCCCTACTATCAAGTGTCCTCTACACATTTAAGTTCTCTTACTAATGCAATCCCTGTGATAACGCTTTAACCGCCACTCAGCCCAATGTCTGCTATGTTTTGTTCTGTGATGCACTTAAGACCTATGTaattacagagagaaaaaagtatgAACTGTAAGACTTTCTACAGATTCAAACACCAAAATCCGCACTTTCCTCACTTTGTAAGTAACCTTATCACAGCAACTTCTTTAATCTTATTCTCAACTACACGCGTATGCAAAGACTGAAGCTAGGAACCGCATTTAAATTTTGATTCCAGGCGTAATTACGCAGATGTAGctttaaacttcttttcttttcccttattttaCACTCCCAGTTTGAGACACACTTCAGCATTTGTCCAACTACTGGACAACTGCAATCTAACCGCTGCCCCGCGGCCGCAGCACACTTGCGCACATCGTTCAGCTACCCGGCAGCTGCAACCAAACCGCCTCCCTGTGGCCGCAAACCAGTTTGCGACCTCAAGTTTTGCAACTAAACCCCTGTTAGCTCCCACACACCCGAAAGCTTGTGGGATGTCCAGGCCCACCGACCTCAGCAGCTTCCTCTCGAACTTCTCGATGGTCCTCTTGTCGATGCCCCCGCATTTGTAGATGAGGTGGCCGGTGGTGGTGGACTTGCCAGAATCGACGTGGCCGATGACGACGATGTTGATGTGGGtcttctcctttcccatttCGGATGTCGGTCAAGTTGTTTTTTTCGGCAAAAGAGAATCGACACCTGCAAGTTCCCCACAGAAACACCGGTTACGCCTCAGTGCGAGCGCGCTCCGAGGCGCCGCGGGCGGGAACCCGGCCGGGGGGGTCAGGGGCGGCCCGGGGAGGCCCGGCCGGGATGgaggccgcggccccgccccgcgggggaggggaggggcggAGCGGCGGGCGCCGGCCGGGGGGGCCCCTGCGGAGCGCCCCTCGCGtcgccccctccccgcgccgccgccgggctcGAGTTACCCCgcggccgggagcggggcggcggcgcggcgggcccggTGTGGCTGGCGGGCAGCGCGGagggcggggccggcccgctCCTTTGTGTGACTCACCCCGCCCGGGCCGCCGCGTCCTCCATTTTGTGGAGCTCGCGGCGGGCAGGAAAGGCGAGCGGCCATTTTTTCACTCCTGcgccctccccccccggccCACGGCCCCCACAGCGCCCGacgggccccgccgccgcccgccacGCGTCCCGGCGCGACGGCCACGCCGCCGCCCGCGCGGCCGAAGGAAGGTGGCCGGGCGCCCCGAACCGCAGCCGTCACGCCGCTCCCCAGCCCGGGGGTGATCCAAGGAAAGCGACGCGTCGCCATCTCCCCGGCGTGCGCCCCCCCACGCCCGCCCCGCCTCGCTCcgctccccccccacccccccaaacgCACCCCTCCGCGCTGGCAGCCACGCCCGGGCCCGGTGCCCGCCGGGTCCCCTGAGCACGCGGGCCAcggcccagccctgcccctcccccGGTCCGGCCTGCCCCGCCCGGACGCGCCTCACCTGCGCGGCGCCGGCAAACCCGTAGCGAAAAAGACCGACGGCGTGAGCGCCGCTCCTATATACCCtgcccgggggcggggcctAGCGGACACGTCACCACtcccggcggccccgcggccccgcccccgcgcggGCAAagggcgccccccgcccccgcgctgCCGCGCCCCTGCCGGGCCCGCCGTGTGCCGGGGCCCGCCGTGTGCCGGGGCCCGCCGTGTGCCGGGGCCCGCCGTGTGCCGGGGCCCGCCGTGTGCCGGGGCCCGCCGTGTGCCGGGGCCCGCCGTGTGCCGGGGCCCGCCGTGTGCCGGGGGCGGCAGCGCTGGGGAGCGGAGCGCAGCGAGGCGGGGCCGGTCCCTTCCAGCGCCGGGGCGGAAAGCGGCCGAGACGGCCCGACGGGAGCCGGCAGCCCTTCCCGAGGGGCAGCGGGACCGCGCAGCGGCAGCCCCAGCGCTCGGCCGGGGCCAGGCCCGCACCGCAGCCCGCGGCCTGGGGCGAGGGCGCGTCCCACGTCGCATCGCGGCCCGGCCCTGGGGGAGGCGGCCGCTGAGGGAAGGCTCCGGGCCGCCGCGTTTTGTTTGTTATTGGGGACACGAAATGACTCCGGCAGCGCGCCTGGGGCGGTCGGTTAGCGGCACCGAGCCGCCCGCACCTGGTACCTGCCTCAGGTGAGAGGAGGCACAGAGCCGCCCGGCTCACGGTGGTGCATGGCTCCCAGGGAAGGAGGTAGAGAGCAGGAAGGTCGGGAAGCTTATTACACCAGAATAAGAAACAGCATCgtttggctttttcttctgctttttggttttttttttcttttcccaagcaagcttttcctttcttgcacCATCAGGGAAAAGTTGGCTCAGAAGACTTTGGCACAAAcatacaaagcaaagcaaagatgcATCTGCTGTGCAAACGTATTAAAATCACTTCAGTGGTTAGGGTATGTGACCCCTGTGTGAGAAAACCAAACTGCCAGAAGTGCCCCCATGCTGTATTTCCACGTGAGAAAActggcagccagccccagcaaaTCGCTTCTGAAATCATGGCAATGAGTCGTCACCAAACAGCTCACAGCATCGGAAATAAAAGCCCTCGTGATTCCAGCGGATTGTTCTCTGGTTTACTCACTCCTAACTGATGTCAGAAAATCCATTACATATTCAACATCTCCTATACCTATTCAAGTGAAATTATTAAGCTGAGAAGctaaaaaaacctcccaaaataacctgtgtttgttcttttaaaattgcctgcaaaggaaacaaagctatatgctctgttttcttttttcaagtgCATTACATGTGCTAGAAATAGTTACTTTACATATATGCAACTATAAAtcccattaatttttttgtatgctCTTAAGACTGCAGTTGTAAAGAATGGAAATAGctgcttgttaaaaaaaagaacaacaaaacaaaaaacccacctcatCCATCTGGACTTTCACTTGACTCCCAAGTTCCTCTAGCTGAGATAGACCCAGCATCAAATTCACTAAAGAGTGGTAAACTTAGTATTTCATGGATTGATATAGAATCAAAGTGTTTCCACAATATCTGATATTTTGcacgtgaaaaaaaaaaaaaaaggtgcattttATATAACAAAGGTGATTTGAGACACATCACATTAAAGAAGATGCTGAATTTGAAATGCACCTTTTACACAAAAATCCAGTTTCACAGTAAAACCTGCAAAAAGCTTCAGATATCATTAAACAAACTCCCTAATTCCTTCTTAAGAAACAAACCAAGTTACCAAggtctttctcttccccttctaTGTTTTTTAGGCAGAGATTAGTGGAGGGAAGCTAGAGATGGTTCAGTGTGCCTCAAAGCTAACATTTAGGGGCAGTTACTCATGAAGACAAGGTAATAgaagggcagggaaagggaggcTGATCACTCTCTGGAAATGAAAATCCATTACCATAAAGTGATTTAGTGACTCAGGTTGAGGACCAGCCAAAGGGTAATATTTGGTAAGAAAGCTAAGCAGCATTTTTAGGATCTCCTATAAAGCAAAGACTGTTTGTAAACACAGctaaaaagctttattattcAGGATGGTTTGAAATTAGCCTCTCAAATGTCTATTTCAGTAGgggattatttttaatggactGATCTGTCAAAGTATCCATTCTTCTAAAAAGGTGGTTTAACACTTTCCAAATGTAGTCAATGCCTTGTGCCTCAACAGGgacaggagaaaggaaatgtgTTACTGATTTCTCGATTTCTCACATGGCCCATACTaaatggcacttttttttttcccaagggactgtctgttggggttttttagaagactatttaataaataaaggcATTTAGAATTTAGAGCTATGTATTTCTTAAGACAGCGATTTCTGTGGTATGTACATAGCTGAAAGCTATGAAAGCTGAATTTGTTGGGCAAACTTTTAACCGCGTTCCTAGTTCAAGGCTACAACAgttgtttttccccccttccatGTCTTTAATTGagttttcaaaaggattttattatttcctctttaatCTGTCCAATACATGCTTTTATTCTCTCAACAACTAGTATATCTCTCATTGTCCATTCTATTAGCGGAACATTCCTATTATCAATCtcacaaatatttatacagCTGGGGAGCTTCAGATATATGAGTAGATTCACATAATTCAGTGGAAATGCATTCTGAAGAATGCTCTCAGCTAACACATGCATACACTGGACTAAATCCTGGATGCAAAAAATGTGTTAAAGACTTTAGATTTAACAAAACTCATCTCTTTGATGTGAAACATTTAGGAAGAAACAGAGATCAGAGATTTAAAGAAGTAAAGGCCTTTTGGGCTTTGGAATAGTGCTTATTAAATCCACACTGACTTCAGAAATAGGACtttgggggggggctggaaTTATTCATTCTCCCTCAAACACTGGTAAGCATGTGGTAGACTGAAATGACCTATGTTCACATATGCTTCCACTGTAAAAACTCATAGAAGGGTTCTCTAAAGCATTTGTATTGTAGAAACCTATAGAGTAGACATCATTGTAAAAAGGTTTGGACTCTCAAATCAAATAATACTAAAATGAAAGTTACTATGTCAGTATATCTAAGCCAAATAttctaacttttaaaaataaacgTTAAATGGATTTTGAGATCACAGAAGCTAGTGGCACACAGAATGTACGGCAAGCTTAGAACACAGGCACGGCCAGTGAAATCATTGTAGAAAACAAAGGATCTGCTCACTGAGCACCTCTGAAAAATTTTAACTCCCTTCCATATGCACCTGGAAGTGGCATCTTTGTTTGGTCAGGCTCCTGCACAAAGATGAAAGTAACTTGCACTTACACAACTAACTGCAACGCACAAGGTCATTCAAGAGTGTAAGCAAACAGACTTCATAAGCACAAGACTTTAAACACAGATATGATAAATACAGTTTATCAAGCTCAGTATAAACGGAAGAGGCACTAAGATTTCTTGAGGGCACTTTCAGCAAGTGTGATGGAAAAGCAGTTCAAAATTACCAATAGTAATCTGTGATTAGCAAAACCAGATTCTGGTATGCAGCGTTATTTTGTAATACAATTGATCTCATACTTACTGTGAAATGCTTTCTAATCCCTATGTTACAATTGTCATTGTACGTACGTTAGTCCAAATGTTCAACAAGCTACGGCATGAGAACACAGCTGTACATCCATCTTTAAGTGTTCTTTAATGCATTGATTCTTAATagaaacacaaagcatttaCATCTCTTATGAAATCCTTTTCCCTACATGATCCCAATGCTTACTATCAGATTTTACAGTCAtctgtttaataaataaaagaatactTAATACAAAAATGTTGTTATTACTGTATGAAGAGATTAGACAGAAAACCTGCCTCAGAAAAAATGGTTTAACTGAACTCAGTGAGGTCACTAAACTGCTTGAAAAAAGCTACTTTGGAAAGTTATTTAGCTCTGTACTATGAGCTGatctttttatataaatgaaattacttgGTAAGACGAAGAGACAAGAATAAACACACTTTCATTTACTGTCTTAGGAGgcagcacaaaataaaaccctccatccttggaagtCTTTTAAGACTTGGACTGGATAAAGCCCCCAACAACCTTGTCTGATCTCATTGCTGACCTTGCTTATAGATTCAGAACATAAGGTCTTACAGTAGGAGGTATAAGAGTGCCCTTCAAAACCACTGAAAGCATTATCGAGATGAATAAGCAGCTACAATTTCAGAGGCTTCTGAAAAACTTAACATGAACCTCTTAAAAAGGCACTGTTTCTGCTACAGCAAGTTTCCTGGGGGAAGCACTACTGTTCCAGTTACAGCATTTACAACAGGTGAAGGACTAACGCTTAGGGGACaggttgctttaaaaaaagtcctTTGGACAATCTTTTCAAACCACATTTATCTGCAGCATGAGAAGGATAATTTATATTGAATGTTCAGTACCAATTGAACTGTGATACTGAAGGTTTATTACCAGACAG
Encoded here:
- the EEF1A1 gene encoding LOW QUALITY PROTEIN: elongation factor 1-alpha 1 (The sequence of the model RefSeq protein was modified relative to this genomic sequence to represent the inferred CDS: inserted 4 bases in 2 codons; deleted 1 base in 1 codon), encoding MRRGTRPRPRPRAAVRAWPRPSAGAAAARSRCPSGRAAGSRRAVSAAFRPGAGRDRPRLAALRSPALPPPAHGGPRHTAGPGTRRAPAHGGPRHTAGPGTRRAPAHGGPRHTAGPAGARQRGGGGRPLPARGRGRGAAGSGDVSARPRPRAGYIGAALTPSVFFATGLPAPRRCRFSFAEKNNLTDIRNGKGEDPHQHRRHRPRRFWQVHHHRPPHLQMRGHRQEDHREVREEAAEMGKGSFKYAWVLDKLKAERERGITIDISLWKFETSKYYVTIIDAPGHRDFIKNMITGTSQADCAVLIVAAGVGEFEAGISKNGQTREHALLAYTLGVKQLIVGVNKMDSLSXPYSQKRYEEIVKEVSTYIKKIGYNQDTVAFVPISGWNGDNMLEPSSNMPWFKGWKVTRKDGNASGTTLLEALDCILPPTRPTDKPLRLPLQDVYKIGGIGTVPVGRVETGVLKPGMVVTFAPVNVTTEVKSVEMHHEALSEALPGDNVGFNVKNVSVKDVRRGNVLVTARSXPPMEAAGFTAQVIILNHPGQISAGYAPVLDCHTAHIACKFAELKEKIDRRSGKKLEDGPKFLKSGDAAIVDMIPGKPMCVESFSDYPPLGRFAVRDMRQTVAVGVIKAVDKKAGGAGKVTKSAQKAQKAK